One window of the Haloarcula halobia genome contains the following:
- a CDS encoding amino acid permease, producing MGDEELAKDLGPLAALTIGVGTMIGAGIFVLPGEAILKAGSLASVAFVLGGVIAMFTALSASELGTAMPKSGGAYYYVNHALGPLFGSVAGWANWLGLAFASAFYMVGFGRYIARIFGIGGTLALGPVSISMVKIAALVGAALFIVVNYVGAKETGRLQNIIVVLLVVILAVFTLLGTFRAEPGNLPAPSSVVSTLETTGLIFVSYLGFVQITSVAEEIKEPGKNLPRAVIGSVVIVTVIYALVLVIMSAAVPQGFIADVITSGQENPIAVVEVGQYLQGALMGGALLFGGLLATASSANASILASSRINFAMGRDRIVTPALNEIHPRFGTPYRAIAITGALILLFIVVGDLTLLSGAASGLHLVIYGLLNLALIVMRYVAPEEYQPDFIVPLFPLLPILGAILSFALLAFVESSALLLTFGISAAAIVWYVAYARSRTEKEGILSQHVLSQASEFPDAAVSAAAGVQPDGGKYRVMVPLANPAHEKELITLASAVAKQRGGTVVATHIITVPDQTALASAAERADEIDETSAHLLESAREDAETFGVDVETHTILSHRSFEEIFDAARTHDADLVVMGWGSDAHGSPGRVESAMDDLTQTVPCDFLVLKDRGFDPSRILLPTAGGPDSDLSAGIARMLQAEYDSEVTVLNVADDEADARAFLESWVAEHDLTDATLRPETGDVEDAIERAAGDATMLLIGATEEGLLRRLVSGSLVLDVVDDVDCSVLLAEKHRQRSLLDRLFG from the coding sequence ATGGGTGACGAGGAACTCGCGAAGGACCTCGGCCCGCTGGCGGCACTGACCATCGGGGTCGGGACGATGATCGGCGCGGGCATCTTCGTCCTGCCCGGCGAGGCCATCCTGAAGGCCGGGTCGCTGGCGTCGGTGGCGTTCGTGCTCGGCGGCGTCATCGCGATGTTCACGGCACTGTCGGCCAGCGAACTGGGGACGGCCATGCCGAAATCCGGCGGGGCGTACTACTACGTCAACCACGCGCTCGGCCCGCTCTTTGGCTCGGTCGCCGGGTGGGCCAACTGGCTCGGGCTGGCCTTCGCCAGCGCGTTCTACATGGTCGGGTTCGGCCGCTACATCGCTCGCATCTTCGGCATCGGCGGGACGCTCGCGCTCGGCCCAGTCTCCATCTCGATGGTCAAGATCGCCGCGCTCGTGGGCGCGGCCCTGTTCATCGTCGTCAACTACGTCGGCGCGAAGGAGACCGGCCGCCTGCAGAACATCATCGTCGTCCTGCTGGTCGTCATCCTCGCGGTGTTTACGCTTCTCGGGACGTTCCGGGCCGAGCCGGGCAACCTCCCGGCACCGAGCAGCGTCGTCTCGACGCTGGAGACGACGGGGCTCATCTTCGTCTCGTATCTCGGCTTCGTCCAGATCACGAGCGTCGCCGAGGAGATCAAAGAGCCCGGCAAGAACCTCCCGCGGGCGGTCATCGGGAGCGTCGTCATCGTGACGGTCATCTACGCGCTGGTGCTGGTCATCATGAGCGCCGCGGTCCCGCAGGGCTTCATCGCCGACGTCATCACGAGCGGGCAGGAGAACCCCATCGCCGTCGTCGAGGTCGGCCAGTACCTCCAGGGCGCGCTGATGGGCGGGGCGCTGCTCTTTGGCGGCCTCCTGGCGACCGCCTCAAGCGCGAACGCCTCCATCCTGGCGTCCTCGCGCATCAACTTCGCGATGGGCCGGGACCGGATCGTCACGCCCGCGCTCAACGAGATCCACCCTCGCTTCGGGACGCCGTACCGCGCCATCGCCATCACCGGGGCGCTCATCCTCCTCTTTATCGTCGTCGGCGACCTGACGCTGCTGTCGGGCGCGGCGTCGGGCCTGCACCTGGTCATATACGGCCTGTTGAACCTGGCGCTCATCGTGATGCGCTACGTCGCCCCCGAGGAGTACCAGCCGGACTTCATCGTCCCGCTGTTCCCGCTGTTGCCCATCCTGGGCGCGATCCTCTCGTTTGCCCTGCTCGCTTTCGTCGAGTCCAGCGCCCTCCTGCTCACCTTCGGCATCAGCGCGGCGGCCATCGTCTGGTACGTCGCGTACGCCCGCTCGCGGACGGAGAAAGAGGGCATCCTCTCGCAGCACGTCCTCTCGCAGGCGAGCGAGTTCCCGGATGCGGCGGTCAGCGCCGCCGCCGGGGTCCAGCCGGACGGCGGCAAGTACCGGGTGATGGTCCCGCTCGCGAACCCCGCCCACGAGAAAGAGCTCATCACGCTCGCCAGCGCCGTCGCGAAACAGCGCGGGGGCACCGTGGTCGCGACGCACATCATCACCGTCCCCGACCAGACGGCGCTTGCCAGCGCGGCCGAGCGGGCCGACGAGATCGACGAGACCTCGGCCCACCTCCTCGAGAGCGCCCGCGAGGACGCCGAGACGTTCGGCGTCGACGTCGAGACCCACACCATCCTCTCGCATCGCTCCTTCGAGGAGATCTTCGACGCTGCACGGACCCACGACGCCGACCTCGTGGTGATGGGCTGGGGCTCGGACGCCCACGGGTCGCCCGGCCGCGTCGAGTCGGCGATGGACGACCTCACCCAGACGGTCCCCTGTGACTTCCTCGTCCTGAAAGACCGCGGGTTCGACCCCTCGCGCATCCTCCTGCCGACCGCCGGCGGCCCGGACTCGGACCTCTCGGCCGGCATCGCCCGGATGCTCCAAGCCGAGTACGACTCCGAGGTGACCGTGCTGAACGTCGCCGACGACGAGGCCGATGCCCGGGCCTTCCTCGAGTCCTGGGTGGCCGAACACGACCTGACCGACGCGACGCTCCGGCCCGAGACGGGCGACGTCGAGGACGCCATCGAGCGTGCCGCCGGGGACGCGACCATGCTCCTCATCGGGGCGACCGAGGAGGGCCTGTTGCGACGGCTCGTCTCCGGGTCGCTCGTGCTGGACGTGGTCGACGACGTGGACTGTTCGGTGCTGCTGGCCGAGAAGCACCGCCAGCGGAGCCTGCTCGACCGGCTGTTCGGGTGA
- a CDS encoding DUF4350 domain-containing protein: MVEGRVVTLVATFIVVVTVLLAGSAILGFVGADVGGDTSEAVQGQSPSHFQPGAIADPADPEDGEITVETDAESKSILVDTRHSNGFSEEDLEPVGDALFRAGHELNFSKGKGGDQYDETLARHDALLVINPQGAFKPAERDAVKDFIDDGGRVVVLAEPTQVRSSGGLFSSARQESFGPTELARAYGFRVGSEALYNLDDDANDNNFKSIYASPPGSGRLLRGVDTVTFDTAGQVIVRNPDETKTLLTAAEGTRTLETRREGTYVTAARNGSMVFVADSNFFFNNEVYDADNEVFVGNLLEFLVGGQSTDGGSADTPDEEPTDDPTDEPTEEPTETATNESAASLSG; this comes from the coding sequence ATGGTTGAGGGCCGGGTCGTCACGCTGGTCGCCACGTTCATCGTCGTCGTGACCGTCCTGCTCGCGGGTTCTGCCATACTCGGCTTCGTCGGGGCCGACGTGGGCGGTGACACGAGCGAGGCCGTCCAGGGCCAGTCACCCTCGCACTTCCAGCCCGGCGCCATCGCCGACCCGGCGGACCCCGAAGACGGCGAGATAACGGTCGAGACGGACGCCGAGTCGAAGTCGATACTCGTCGACACGCGCCACAGCAACGGGTTCTCCGAGGAGGACCTCGAACCCGTCGGCGACGCGCTCTTCAGGGCGGGCCACGAGCTGAACTTCTCGAAGGGGAAGGGCGGCGACCAGTACGACGAGACGCTTGCGCGCCACGATGCGCTCCTCGTCATCAACCCCCAGGGAGCGTTCAAACCGGCGGAACGCGATGCCGTGAAGGACTTCATCGACGACGGCGGCCGCGTGGTCGTCCTCGCCGAACCGACGCAGGTCCGCTCCAGCGGCGGGCTCTTCTCGTCGGCCCGCCAGGAGTCGTTCGGCCCGACGGAACTCGCCCGGGCCTACGGCTTCCGGGTCGGCTCCGAGGCGCTGTACAACCTCGACGACGACGCCAACGACAACAACTTCAAGAGTATCTACGCGTCCCCGCCGGGGAGCGGGCGCCTGCTGCGCGGCGTCGACACCGTCACCTTCGACACCGCCGGCCAGGTCATCGTCCGGAACCCCGACGAGACGAAGACGCTGCTGACCGCCGCCGAGGGGACACGGACCCTCGAGACGCGCCGCGAGGGGACCTACGTGACCGCCGCTCGTAACGGCAGCATGGTGTTCGTCGCGGACTCGAACTTCTTCTTCAACAACGAGGTGTACGACGCCGACAACGAGGTGTTCGTCGGGAACTTACTGGAGTTCCTCGTCGGCGGCCAGTCGACCGACGGCGGGTCCGCGGACACGCCCGACGAGGAACCCACGGACGACCCGACTGACGAACCCACCGAGGAACCGACCGAGACGGCGACCAACGAGTCCGCGGCCTCGCTTTCCGGCTAG
- a CDS encoding S49 family peptidase, with the protein MGIADRATPATVASYIVVVTAAIVVVATAAPALITAVQPSGPEQKQVAVISVRGSTNDANVNAVQDALREARQNESIAAVVLSIDSSGGPVDSSEEFYLAVNRTAREMPVVAYVEGVAASGGYYGIAPADEIIVKPSSTVGSVGVIVSAPLSLIEDAEQQGEALVRSGPDKAQVSRDQIRSDIETLQSAFVGTVMRHRGEDLTVSREEVENADVYLGATAVENGFADRIGDSGTAIQRAAALSDEIQGDNYGVVYDGASPDVTVIVLQNEVERVDGDIVYVNRTARDQGQFVQPVQYWAVWGVPRGNTTTLEVTADG; encoded by the coding sequence ATGGGTATTGCCGACAGAGCAACGCCGGCGACCGTTGCCTCCTATATCGTCGTCGTCACTGCCGCCATCGTCGTCGTCGCGACCGCCGCGCCGGCCCTCATCACGGCCGTCCAGCCCTCCGGACCGGAGCAAAAGCAAGTCGCGGTCATCTCGGTGCGGGGGTCGACCAACGACGCGAACGTCAACGCCGTCCAGGACGCGCTGCGCGAGGCCAGACAGAACGAGTCCATCGCCGCCGTGGTCCTCAGTATCGACAGCTCCGGCGGCCCGGTCGACTCGAGCGAGGAGTTCTATCTCGCCGTCAACCGGACCGCACGCGAGATGCCGGTCGTCGCCTACGTCGAGGGCGTCGCGGCTTCGGGCGGGTACTACGGCATCGCCCCAGCCGACGAGATAATCGTCAAACCGAGTTCGACCGTCGGGAGCGTCGGCGTCATCGTCTCCGCGCCGCTGAGCCTCATCGAGGACGCCGAGCAACAGGGCGAGGCGCTCGTCCGGTCCGGGCCCGACAAGGCACAGGTGTCGCGTGACCAGATCCGTTCGGACATCGAGACCCTCCAGAGCGCCTTCGTCGGGACGGTCATGCGCCACCGGGGCGAGGACCTGACGGTCTCGCGCGAGGAAGTCGAGAACGCAGACGTGTATCTCGGTGCCACCGCCGTCGAGAACGGCTTCGCCGACCGCATCGGCGACAGCGGCACCGCCATCCAGCGCGCAGCCGCCCTGTCCGACGAGATCCAGGGCGACAACTACGGCGTCGTCTACGACGGCGCCAGTCCCGACGTGACGGTCATCGTCCTGCAAAACGAGGTCGAACGCGTCGACGGCGACATCGTCTACGTCAACCGGACCGCCCGGGACCAGGGGCAGTTCGTCCAGCCGGTGCAGTACTGGGCCGTCTGGGGCGTCCCACGTGGCAACACGACGACCCTGGAGGTGACGGCCGATGGTTGA